The following is a genomic window from Neodiprion lecontei isolate iyNeoLeco1 chromosome 4, iyNeoLeco1.1, whole genome shotgun sequence.
ATATTCCACTATCCTTCTGTTCACAATGTCGCCAAACATCATTCTGATTATTTGCCTCAGTAACGTAACGATTCTCCTCCTTAGCCATTGGTTCTTCACTTTCAAATCGAACACTTCATCCATTAGGAGCAAAATTATTCTCAATGGAATATTATCGTCCGTCTGAAATATGCATAACTTTAGCCTCTTTTTTACACCATTCATTCATTGTATATTCGGTCTTAAATCTATACTGAGAATTCTATTTTGCATTTAGCAGATTTTCTACCAAACTTACCTCGACATCAAGACTCGCTCCAACTTTGACACTCTCATAAAGCATACTGTTCTTTTTTGGATTTCCAAAGAATTTACTTATGTTGTCCATAACACCGTCCACTGTGCTCAGCATATTGTCAGGCATCGTCTTCACTGCTTGCGTCATATTCTTCATTGAAGTCTTCAAAGGATTCACCAAAGTGTCGAGCTGCAAAAGAATTAAGTCTTCTTTTTAAGAAAAACAACATGATTTGACATCGAGATATTCTATGAACACAGATAGCTATTATTTTGTGTTCAAAATTTCGTTGAGATGGGTTGTAAAATTGCAGTAACTTAGTGATACTTCGCAAAGGCTATTTAAAGAAAAGACTCGTATCCAACTAACTGTTCTAGCAACATGACCTCCTGTGACTCCTTTGTCATAATCTCCTTGCTCCAAGAACGTTAGTAGTAAGGACTGGAGGCCCAAGTGGCCATCAACAGTGAGTGGTCTAGTGAGCTGTTGTAGCCAGATGTTGAGCATGGTCATTCTTCTCTCGAGAACGGCACGGTCCATATTGTGGAAGGCTTTCTTAGCTGGGAATGGCAACTTGGCTAAATCGTAATACTTGTCCTTGATTTTCTGATGAAGATCGTGAAAGTCAGAGTATCTCCTGTAGATGTGCCACTTTTCCTGATACCCAGTATCATACCTTTTAGTCACGGCCACCGCGTAAATCCCATAAGTTTTACCTTTATCATTAACGATACCAGTCTCAATTATCTCTGCTAAAATGTCAAACCTCCCCTGCACCAGCTTCTTTATTGCATTTTGGTCAGTCATCATTGTGTCGCCAATCTTTAAATATCGTTCGCTTTCCGGCTCCAAGTAAAACGTCACATCAGACTCTGGACCGGAGCTCAAATCCCGTGTCACTCTCTTGGGCTCTGCGAATGTCCCCTCCCGATTGACATCGGCACTTGCATCGCTGTCGATGTTCACCTCAGAGTCTAGATCAGTTTCATCAGATATCCCACCGCTACACTCCGTACCCAGGCTTATCAGATGTGTCGAAGAGTTTGGATTTGACTTCACTCTGTTGCCTGAGTCGTCGTTTCCCCGGCGGATGTCGATTAACTCCCCTTGTTGTACATCGAGGTCGTTACCAAAGCTTGATACGCTTATGCTATCCAAAGATCTTGAATCTTCTTCAGAAGTTGGATCCTTGAGTAATTCTAGCTCTGCGAGTAGCCGGACGTACGAAATGGAACGTTTAAAAGCAGGAAGGAACCTATCCTCATTCTGCAGTTTCTCATAGCAACAGGTCTGCAAATCGTCGAACCAAGTTTCACGTACAGGTTCGGACTTTATCCGGGTGGCAAGTATTTTGACAAGAGCATCGTCGAGCTGGAGTCGTATGCAGGCCTTATCGCTAAGATACTGTTGGTAAATTTTCACCGCTGCTTCTTTAAGATTCTCCAAATcagtatttttcgtttttgaatTATCCGCACCGTTGCCGTGAAGCTTCTGAAGCTCTATATCAGATATTTGCTGCTCCGCTGACACTTTCCACCCATATATATTCAGGTAAAAGAATAAGTACGCCTCCGCCCCAATGCTCGTCATGTAGTCAATGTAATAGCTGAGCGCTATGTTGTTCTTCAACAGTTCGTCCAGTGGCAGGTTTACTAACTTGTGCCCAGGAACTAGTAGCCTGTTCCACTCTTGGTGGGCACTCATACCATCTGTCAGATCGCTTTCGAGACCCTCCTGCATCCTTATCATCCTAGTTTCAAGAATCTTTTTCACATATAGCATGCTGTTTAGTCGTTGCTTGACTGTCAAGTCGTTGTCTCCGCCGGAATCTTTAGATCTCAAATGTGCGATTTCTTTTAATACAACAACTTTGGTGGCAGCCAGTTCCTCCAGGTTATCCGTTATTCGAATTACGGTtaaaaaggtttcgctaggTAGTGTCATATCTTTTGTACactggaattgaaaaaaagatggTGTTGGTGCACTTATCTACATCTCttattgataattatattttcgtcTATTACTTACCAACCATATACATGCTTGATTGATGTAATCTGGGTCGGAGAGTAATTTTAGCATAGGCTTAATGACAACGTTGACAAGAAGCTCCCGGAGGATAATCCTGACAGTGAGGCAGTTGAAATCTTCCTTCGGCAGCAACAAGTATAGGAGAATCTCTGATATTTCCGCAAGGAATGTGAGCTCCTGACTCTCATTTGTGCAAACGAGATCTCTACATATCAGATTATTCTCCATCTGCACTTCGAGATCAAAGAATACTTTCTCCAAAGaatcttccttttcttctacTGGTTCCGTTCCAGGTTCAGTGAGTGATCCCAAGTTTGggacataaaattttgattgtGAATACCACGAGATATCAGTCTCGCTCTTGTTTCTACGATGCGTCGGAGTTACAGTCTTTTTCGGAGTACTTCCTGAGGTGCTTGAACTTCCACCACCTTTGTATAATTTCCCACTTTTCATCTTAGCTCTGGCCTGTCGGTAGAGACGTACATGCGACGCTGCATCGTCAACCAAACGCGTTGTCAGATACGGTATCCAGTCGACATCTTTCACTCTGGAATCAATGCATGGAAAGAGGATATTGGAACGTTACCAGAGCTCATGTCGAATCAGAGTGCGGTCAATTTTAAGAATCAATAATACATTTGGTAGAACATTTTCAGCAATATAGTCACCTATTTGCTAAGTTGATGGCAATCTTCTGAGCCGTGTCCCTTACGGATTTAGGGAATTCTTCATCATCCGTTAACCGTCCATACCATGGCTCTACATGATCTCTTAAAATGAAGTCCAGTATTTCCTGGAAATAGTATGTGTTGTTTAGCATCTGTCTAGTTCAATATGGTTGTGGTAGGTATCTACGTTGTACTCTCTGTATAGGGTGTACGATACACTCATAGAAACAACTACTCAATCCCGACTCGGTGCATTTGTTACCTCAACGTCTTGTAATTCACCTGTAAAGATTCATCGATGACATGACTCCCTGTAACTCTTCTGTCAGAGGTAAACTTCACTTTATTTTTGTAAGCGTCGTCGAGTtgctaaaaaaataatcagagattaaaaatattccgtttagtttaacaaattttatctGATTTACACTGCAGGATactgaattgaaaaatgaaatacctgTCGCAGCTTGTCTGTCTTTTTGTATAAGTTTTCTCTTCTGGATTTGATTTCATCAGGAAGAATTGGAGCATAACGAGCATAAATGGATGTTAGTATcctgtataaaaataaaatttagatAATAAGTATTATGTGTGCACAAAGCGAGGCTGGGCAAGACATGTAATTCTGGCAAGATGGATAACTACCAAAATGTTTAGACAAATTCTACAAGTAAGTTTAATGGACAGGCAATAAAACTAGCCACCTGATAAATCCAGGGACTGAAGTTTTATGACTGCAATAAATCATTAAACATATTCGAGTATCAGAGGCATAACATGTTTATGATTGATAATAAGTTTTATAAATACTTGCTGTGTGATAAAGCTgactgatataaaaataattctaccTGTACATTTCccaaatttacatattaaaAGAAATAGCACATTAGCAAGAAGGTACAAAGCATCAACTCTGACTCAGTTTTGTCCAAATTTGGTAAATTATTACGTCATTTGACTGCCTTACGCATGGCATTTGAACGTTGGGTGTAAATTGCTACATATAAGGAAAGTTTCATGACTGAAAGTCCCTGCCTTATTCAGATTTGTAACAACCTTGAACTTGTTTCAATAAATTCAAGAGTGTCAACAAGATAGTGCTTTGCAAGATTTACTCATGTGGATGAAAATATACGGATGAACAGATATTGCAATCACCCAGTTAACAGGACAAGTAGAACGATGATGATTTTGCAAATTGTCCCGAATCCAAAGAGCGTGACGAAGAGGATGACAACCGCCGCAACAACTCCGTAAAGCGGAACGTTCATCTGAAAGCAATATCGACACTTTACTTgcgaacattttttcttcttgttccaACGGCAATAGCAGATTGGCTAAACAAACATGTAGATATAAAAAAAccgaagaataaaaaacagaCAACTGTTGGGCAATGTCGTTTTTTCCTCATTAACCAAGTATCTGTTATCAAGCAAACCGGAGGATTCCGTAGATATATCTGGAATCGGGGGATGAGGTGACACATGGAATATTTAATTGACTTTGAATAAATCTTTGATCGTAGGTGCACGCTATGTATGAGTTCGGTCTTGATTTTGACATCCGTAAGTATACGTGACTACTCATGAGTGGGACGTGCCTTACCTATCAACAACATCGCGCGTGCTCGGCATGATCATTATTTACACAGTTATGTGAATATACGCAGATGTCGGATGAAGGAATTTTAGATAGATAATAATTCAAGGCCTGTGTGTTAAATTATTCTACTAGGGGAGGTGTTTTGAAGGTGGCGTGAGAAAGGGAGCGGGTTGATTTTCGTCTGGTGTTACGAACCTTTGATATACGACGATATAACCCACACGAACCGCGGTGGCGGTAGCCACGTACATATTGAGCTCCGCAACGCAACTACGGGGCTTATCGACGGAAAGCGGTCAGCTGACTAAccttttatttacatttttacttGTGAGAAATAATCTGCAACAACAGCgagacattttttctattagtTCAGTCCACCACCACTCGTAGCGCTACCTACCAAATCGCTATTTGCGCGCGCGCAATCGAACCGATTTAAACTGAGATTTTTGGTCAAGACTTCCGCAGACACAATTTTAGCGACAGATATTTCAAGATTCAAACGTAGATTTCAGAGAAAAATACGAATgtaatttcgagaaaatcTAGAGGGCTACaaagtttaataattttggGGTAAATCGCACACTACGTGTATGGAAAAATCACTTTTAGAGTATAATGAAGAATTGGTCGAAGAACTAGCATTTACGTTTTTATACGGACtagtaataaaaatgtttgagaTATTTGaccgattatttattttgcaaaattacgtgcATTCACCTCGTTTTTGCAAATGCCGGCTGCTGGCCGATTGTAAGCATTCGAGGGATTCGAGGTCTTCCCCATGTTGCCCTTATTATACCTGGATGCACGACGGCGAGATGTCGCCACGTGTTTCGCCCCAAGGATCAGGAGGTacccttcaattttcaaaccatGCGCGGGGTGACCGAAATAGAGACGGGGCTGAGTGCAGTCTTCGTAAATCTCTGATCCTTTCAAGTCCGTCATCCAGTTGAAAGTGGAATTGCCGTTGCACTTATCGAGGGAAAATAAAACGCGATAAATGACATAACGTTTGAATGTCAAGTTATTTGAATTCTCCTTTATAAGACGATGTTGTTCAACTGAATTTTTCGCGTGTTCtattcaaatttgtttattaGTAACAATCAAACACGGCTAACGATAAGTCGAAACTCTCAGTGACTTTCGAAACCGTTGATAGAGTAAGCGAGTACACAATGGCCAAACTTTTAGCGACTTTGAAAGCAATAATAACGAGGCTCGTTTTCGCTGCTCACGGTTTCGTCGCCATCTGGCAAGTGACTACGTTCAAAAAAAATCCTCTCTACTGGTATCTGAGTTGTCCGATTCTGCTCCTATTCTTCGAAGGGATATTCACACTAACCATAAAGGAAAACCAAGAGTGGAAGTGGTAAGATCAACCTCAGCATATCGTGGGTTCATTTTTGCCTAGAGTCTACAACAGTATCGGAAGTTCTacgataaatataataatgagTATATTATTGCGTAATACAAGAGCCACTACAGCTATTTAAACAACTGTGTGCCAGTGACGCGGTAAATGAATCATCCGGAATCTAACCGAATCGGAAATGATACGTTGGGTACCAAAACAAGAATACATGTTTAGAAACGAGAATCTGCaccgcaaaaaatgaaaaaaaaatggacatGAAATTTCTGGAATTATGATGTCCGTTGTATTTTCTCGGTATATATCAAACCAGACTGCtgcagttttattttattctaacGAAGCGCGGACCCTAACAAGCCAATTTTCCGGGGCATAGCGTTTGATGGTCCGGATGAATGTAGCGGTCGCCCCTATAAACTGTGCAGTGGCAGTGGTCTTTTGTGCGCGTGTTCTGGGGTGACGGTCGGAAATTGGGCATTAGCAACTCGTTCGATTTCAACCAAACAGACTCAATATTTATCGACCTACATTAAAGACGGTACTCGCGCCACAGGGATTCGCGTGAAATAATATCTCCGCATCATCTAGGCATTCACATTTCGCATGTTACGTGAAACATGTGCTGCTCCTTACTCATCATTCTAAAagaatgttttttgtttcaaggtTCTGCCCCTCTGTTTTTCTCTACCTCAGCAGCGTTGTACCGGCGATATGGCTTCTGGAATTGGACAAGGTGGACAGACGCCTAAAAATGCGCGATTCCAACATCAATCTTActgataatttgaatttcactaATCTTGCTGGGGCGGATTtaaaaaacttggaaaaagCTCTCGGTGTACGTAAATTTCCACGCAAAAATATTACAGCGACGTTACAATTTTTGATAAGCCCGTATAGCAAGCAGTTTAAGTCCAAATTGCGTAATTTAATCTGATGCACGGGTAATAATGTTTATATGCAGATGAACATCAGGTTACCGGATATCCAAATATCGACCGAGACCTGGGTGACGTTGATCGAGCAATTCTTAATGCTTATTTTGATAATCGGTCGCTGGATGCTTCCCAAGGGTGAACTGACGCGAGATCAGTTAAGCCAACTGTTGCTTGTTTACATTGGCACTGCCGCTGACATCATCGAGTTCTTCGATTCATTCAAGGTCAGGTGTAATGCCTTCAGTTGTTCTTCCATCTCTCGATCTCTATTCCATCTGGGAGATGAAtctattaaaaaatgtttaaatcaGATTAAGATTGAGAAGAATGAtcattgtttcttttttgttgcCATTTCCACAGGAGGGAAAGATCGCCCAAGAACCTCTGTTGGTGTACCTCACATTGGCGATCTGGGCTTGGTCGTTGATGCAGTTCACGGTAGTCCTGACGGCAACAAAGTCCAGGAAATCTCGATTATCGTCCGGAACGACAGTGAAGCGGAAACGGGGCGTCCGGGCGCAGGAGACGAGCTGTTGCAGCATCGACGTCTGGGGAATCGCACTGAACATGGCGCTGCAAGACGGACCGTTTCTCGGTTTCCGTCTGATCTTGATAATCCACTACCAGATAGTCAGCtacatgaatatttttttcacctgcaAAAACACCCTGGTCATACTCCTCCAGTTGTACCGACTTTACGTCGTTCAAAGTGAGGGTAAGATCCGGCGGAAGGAGGAGAACCTTGGAAAGCGCGAGGCCCAATCTGCCAATATCAGCATCATATCTCGAAGCACTCCGACTTCTCGGAAACGGAAGCGCGAAGAGCACGGATCCAGACGCCCCAGGAGGGATCAGGACTCAGAGAGTGACGAGTCCGCGCGAGAAACCGACAAATACGAACTCTCGCCGAGAAACCTTGAGGCTGCGACGAGGTAAGTAAATGTTCTTGGTCTATGGTCGGCACTATTCTTGACCATTCTTGTCTGTTCGTGCGAAGGAGGACGAGGGGCGGTCGTCAGGACACGGGCTACTCGACATCGAGTTCCCGAACTTCGTCGAAACAGGACAAGCTCCAGAAACGAGAGAACAAGAAGAAGTCGACGAGTTCCAGGCGGGACAATTCGACCGATGAAGAGCGTCGCGGTAAGCGGTCCGagccgaagaagaagaagcgaaaGCGATCCGTGGAACACAAGGATAGCTTCAAAGTTGGAGCCGGCGTGGAGAAGGAGAGTCCAAAAGGGAGTCGGCGAGGCAAGGTTCGATGTGctgaaaaaaaggagaaggaaACAGACGGCAACGGCCGCCGAAGGCGTCGCGAGGCTTCCGATCCCGAAGAGGgtgaggaggaagaggaagatgAGATACAGCGGACGGCCACCGAGACTGAGGACGAAGACGACGAAGAGGAAAGAAGCCGGCATCGATCTTCGTCTCGTTCTTCAGCTGCTCGGAGTTTTGGAAGCGACTCTGAGGGCGCCAGAAGGTTAGCGAATGTTCAAAAGTCATTAATCCTTAGTTCAGAGCGCTCACCAATTTTTGCTCGCTTTTTGATTCTATTCAGATACAGGCGGCGGAGGCGTGGACATGAAGTTCGCGATTGACAACGGAGTCTCGGCATCGTGGCGATGTTCTTCCTCTATCTTGTCATCCTCGTGATTTGCATGCTTTTCATTCACGCCGGTATAAATGACGGCCTTGTTTTGACGACGAGAAGTCGTCGTCAGTTCTTCTCGTCGCCCAGTCAACAAGGATCAGAAGCTTGACGCGAACGGTTTAAGCACAACCGTGTTCTTCGGACCCTCATCAGACCAGATCCAATTGTTTCGGCCAGGCTGTAACGGGCTACATTTATTAATAATCAAAACACATTCGAATGAATCTATTCTAATTTGAGATATTGTGATTAATTCTAGTGTTTTAGGTGTTTACGCGTAGAGGCAGAGTTAGATTTGATATGCAGCTGAGCCTCTGCATTATGGACGCAATGTGCATTGTAGAGCATTATATAGATTAGTGTTGTTTCAACGTTTTAACTgtgaattttacattttattgacaatttttGCGAGGATCGGAAGTTCTCAGAGTATAGCGTGTAATTATATATTGATTGATGGATTACACGGTCCTTTTCTCTCATGTAAAAAGCCTGCCAGATAACGAAAGTATTGTAccgttttaattattcatcatgaacaaaataaataaaataaccatTTTCTTTAGCGGAATGGCGATTTTTGACcccataaatttttaaatacttttcTGACTATCAGACTTATTCCAGATacgaaactgaaaaattgacggtGTGATTTAA
Proteins encoded in this region:
- the LOC107228167 gene encoding transmembrane protein 26 codes for the protein MAKLLATLKAIITRLVFAAHGFVAIWQVTTFKKNPLYWYLSCPILLLFFEGIFTLTIKENQEWKWFCPSVFLYLSSVVPAIWLLELDKVDRRLKMRDSNINLTDNLNFTNLAGADLKNLEKALGMNIRLPDIQISTETWVTLIEQFLMLILIIGRWMLPKGELTRDQLSQLLLVYIGTAADIIEFFDSFKEGKIAQEPLLVYLTLAIWAWSLMQFTVVLTATKSRKSRLSSGTTVKRKRGVRAQETSCCSIDVWGIALNMALQDGPFLGFRLILIIHYQIVSYMNIFFTCKNTLVILLQLYRLYVVQSEGKIRRKEENLGKREAQSANISIISRSTPTSRKRKREEHGSRRPRRDQDSESDESARETDKYELSPRNLEAATRRTRGGRQDTGYSTSSSRTSSKQDKLQKRENKKKSTSSRRDNSTDEERRGKRSEPKKKKRKRSVEHKDSFKVGAGVEKESPKGSRRGKVRCAEKKEKETDGNGRRRRREASDPEEGEEEEEDEIQRTATETEDEDDEEERSRHRSSSRSSAARSFGSDSEGARRYRRRRRGHEVRD
- the LOC107216571 gene encoding sorting nexin-13 isoform X2, which codes for MNVPLYGVVAAVVILFVTLFGFGTICKIIIVLLVLLTGILTSIYARYAPILPDEIKSRRENLYKKTDKLRQQLDDAYKNKVKFTSDRRVTGSHVIDESLQEILDFILRDHVEPWYGRLTDDEEFPKSVRDTAQKIAINLANRVKDVDWIPYLTTRLVDDAASHVRLYRQARAKMKSGKLYKGGGSSSTSGSTPKKTVTPTHRRNKSETDISWYSQSKFYVPNLGSLTEPGTEPVEEKEDSLEKVFFDLEVQMENNLICRDLVCTNESQELTFLAEISEILLYLLLPKEDFNCLTVRIILRELLVNVVIKPMLKLLSDPDYINQACIWLCTKDMTLPSETFLTVIRITDNLEELAATKVVVLKEIAHLRSKDSGGDNDLTVKQRLNSMLYVKKILETRMIRMQEGLESDLTDGMSAHQEWNRLLVPGHKLVNLPLDELLKNNIALSYYIDYMTSIGAEAYLFFYLNIYGWKVSAEQQISDIELQKLHGNGADNSKTKNTDLENLKEAAVKIYQQYLSDKACIRLQLDDALVKILATRIKSEPVRETWFDDLQTCCYEKLQNEDRFLPAFKRSISYVRLLAELELLKDPTSEEDSRSLDSISVSSFGNDLDVQQGELIDIRRGNDDSGNRVKSNPNSSTHLISLGTECSGGISDETDLDSEVNIDSDASADVNREGTFAEPKRVTRDLSSGPESDVTFYLEPESERYLKIGDTMMTDQNAIKKLVQGRFDILAEIIETGIVNDKGKTYGIYAVAVTKRYDTGYQEKWHIYRRYSDFHDLHQKIKDKYYDLAKLPFPAKKAFHNMDRAVLERRMTMLNIWLQQLTRPLTVDGHLGLQSLLLTFLEQGDYDKGVTGGHVARTLDTLVNPLKTSMKNMTQAVKTMPDNMLSTVDGVMDNISKFFGNPKKNSMLYESVKVGASLDVETDDNIPLRIILLLMDEVFDLKVKNQWLRRRIVTLLRQIIRMMFGDIVNRRIVEYVSLLTSPKNVATYLKLFKHSFWPNGVKAEAKPPRDAEMKSRTRVAAKVALLSCFSDELKHIIGSETTRRGLLRVFQLFQEPVLNRRLLYVLLEGILENLFPQNDLVSVIRKLYSSSPRVKVKDKGKS
- the LOC107216571 gene encoding sorting nexin-13 isoform X3, which codes for MKSGKLYKGGGSSSTSGSTPKKTVTPTHRRNKSETDISWYSQSKFYVPNLGSLTEPGTEPVEEKEDSLEKVFFDLEVQMENNLICRDLVCTNESQELTFLAEISEILLYLLLPKEDFNCLTVRIILRELLVNVVIKPMLKLLSDPDYINQACIWLCTKDMTLPSETFLTVIRITDNLEELAATKVVVLKEIAHLRSKDSGGDNDLTVKQRLNSMLYVKKILETRMIRMQEGLESDLTDGMSAHQEWNRLLVPGHKLVNLPLDELLKNNIALSYYIDYMTSIGAEAYLFFYLNIYGWKVSAEQQISDIELQKLHGNGADNSKTKNTDLENLKEAAVKIYQQYLSDKACIRLQLDDALVKILATRIKSEPVRETWFDDLQTCCYEKLQNEDRFLPAFKRSISYVRLLAELELLKDPTSEEDSRSLDSISVSSFGNDLDVQQGELIDIRRGNDDSGNRVKSNPNSSTHLISLGTECSGGISDETDLDSEVNIDSDASADVNREGTFAEPKRVTRDLSSGPESDVTFYLEPESERYLKIGDTMMTDQNAIKKLVQGRFDILAEIIETGIVNDKGKTYGIYAVAVTKRYDTGYQEKWHIYRRYSDFHDLHQKIKDKYYDLAKLPFPAKKAFHNMDRAVLERRMTMLNIWLQQLTRPLTVDGHLGLQSLLLTFLEQGDYDKGVTGGHVARTLDTLVNPLKTSMKNMTQAVKTMPDNMLSTVDGVMDNISKFFGNPKKNSMLYESVKVGASLDVETDDNIPLRIILLLMDEVFDLKVKNQWLRRRIVTLLRQIIRMMFGDIVNRRIVEYVSLLTSPKNVATYLKLFKHSFWPNGVKAEAKPPRDAEMKSRTRVAAKVALLSCFSDELKHIIGSETTRRGLLRVFQLFQEPVLNRRLLYVLLEGILENLFPQNDLVSVIRKLYSSSPRVKVKDKGKS
- the LOC107216571 gene encoding sorting nexin-13 isoform X1, translated to MCHLIPRFQIYLRNPPMNVPLYGVVAAVVILFVTLFGFGTICKIIIVLLVLLTGILTSIYARYAPILPDEIKSRRENLYKKTDKLRQQLDDAYKNKVKFTSDRRVTGSHVIDESLQEILDFILRDHVEPWYGRLTDDEEFPKSVRDTAQKIAINLANRVKDVDWIPYLTTRLVDDAASHVRLYRQARAKMKSGKLYKGGGSSSTSGSTPKKTVTPTHRRNKSETDISWYSQSKFYVPNLGSLTEPGTEPVEEKEDSLEKVFFDLEVQMENNLICRDLVCTNESQELTFLAEISEILLYLLLPKEDFNCLTVRIILRELLVNVVIKPMLKLLSDPDYINQACIWLCTKDMTLPSETFLTVIRITDNLEELAATKVVVLKEIAHLRSKDSGGDNDLTVKQRLNSMLYVKKILETRMIRMQEGLESDLTDGMSAHQEWNRLLVPGHKLVNLPLDELLKNNIALSYYIDYMTSIGAEAYLFFYLNIYGWKVSAEQQISDIELQKLHGNGADNSKTKNTDLENLKEAAVKIYQQYLSDKACIRLQLDDALVKILATRIKSEPVRETWFDDLQTCCYEKLQNEDRFLPAFKRSISYVRLLAELELLKDPTSEEDSRSLDSISVSSFGNDLDVQQGELIDIRRGNDDSGNRVKSNPNSSTHLISLGTECSGGISDETDLDSEVNIDSDASADVNREGTFAEPKRVTRDLSSGPESDVTFYLEPESERYLKIGDTMMTDQNAIKKLVQGRFDILAEIIETGIVNDKGKTYGIYAVAVTKRYDTGYQEKWHIYRRYSDFHDLHQKIKDKYYDLAKLPFPAKKAFHNMDRAVLERRMTMLNIWLQQLTRPLTVDGHLGLQSLLLTFLEQGDYDKGVTGGHVARTLDTLVNPLKTSMKNMTQAVKTMPDNMLSTVDGVMDNISKFFGNPKKNSMLYESVKVGASLDVETDDNIPLRIILLLMDEVFDLKVKNQWLRRRIVTLLRQIIRMMFGDIVNRRIVEYVSLLTSPKNVATYLKLFKHSFWPNGVKAEAKPPRDAEMKSRTRVAAKVALLSCFSDELKHIIGSETTRRGLLRVFQLFQEPVLNRRLLYVLLEGILENLFPQNDLVSVIRKLYSSSPRVKVKDKGKS